Within Nocardioides sp. JS614, the genomic segment CACCGTACCCCGAGGCCGACGTCCCCGCGGACCCCGACCTGCTCCCACCCGAGGACGCAGACGAGTTCATGGCCGCCTTCTACCGGGACCAGCCAGACGACAACAGCGCCCCTGTCTTCCACTCCCCCGCCCCGGGTGAGTACGACGCTCTCGCAACCGAGCCTGTCGACCGGGAACCGCCACCGGACGAGCACGACCCGACGTACGACGACGTCGCGATCGGCGACTACCCGTACGTGGAGGACCCGTACGCGACGACCCTGCCCTGGGAACAGGCCGAGGAGGTCACCGCCGAGAACGCCTTCCCCGACCCGAACCAGATCCCGGCCGAGCGGATCCACGAGCTCAACCAGCAGGCCCTGGCCTACTTCGAGTCCTGCTACCCGCGCTCGTGGGCGCCGGACTACCTGCGCGAGCGGATGGGGACCGACCTCACCGACCAGCCCAACTACGCCCTCGGATACGCACCCGGCGGCGGTCGCAGCCTGATGCGCCACCTCACCGACCAGGGCGCCACCCTCGACGAACTCACACAGGCCGGCCTTGTCTCACAGCGTGAACGCGACGACGGCACGACGTACTGCCGCGACTTCTTCCGCGACCGACTGGTCTTGCCCATCCGCGATCCCCACGACCCCACGAGCGAGGCCATCCTCGGCTTCGTCGGCCGCCGCAACCCCACCAAGACCGACGACGACTTCGCCGGACCGAAGTACCTGAACACCCGCAACACCAGCATCTTCACCAAGGGCGAGGCACTCTTCGGGTACGCCGAAGCCCGCGAACTCCTCGCCAACGGCGCGCTCCCGGTCATCGTCGAAGGCCCCATGGACGCACTGGCCATCACCCTGGGCAGCAACGGCGCCGCCGTCGGCCTCGCCCCGATGGGAACCGCGCTCACCATCAACCAGATCAAGCTGCTGCGCGCCAACATCGAGATGGTCAACGGCCGCGACCGCATCGCCGTGGCCACCGACTCCGACCCCGCCGGGTGGAAGTCGGCGCAAAAGGCCTTCTGGCACCTGACGGCCGCGGACCTCGACCCCACTCAGCTCGAACTACCCGACGGCCTGGACCCGGCCAAGCTGTTCGAGACCGAGGGTGCCGACGCGATCGCCGCCGCCATCGAGAACCGGTCCCCACTCGGCGACGCAATGATCGACCACCTGCTGCGCACCGCCGGCCACTGGTCAGAGACCGACGTCCGCCAGAAGCTCATCCACCAGGCCGCGCGCATCCTCGGCTCCCGAGGCTCCGAGAGCTGGCTAGACGGCTTCGAGCGCCTGCGCCACAAGCTGCACCTCGCGCCCGGCATCCTCGAGCACCAGACCGTCACCGAGAGCATGGAGCGCGACCGCAACCGCCCCGCTTACGCCCAGGCTCGAATCGATGAGATCAACGCCGAAGAGCGCAAAAGGACGGCCAAGGCCGATCCTCAGTCCCGCCGCCGGGCAGCCGAGCAGCGGCTCGCAGCGGCAACCACCACGCCCCGCCGACCCGGCCTCGACGTGCCGCCAACAGGTCCCGATCACGCGGGTCCTGCCCGGTGACAGAGCTTCGCTCAGAATCGCTCTGAGCGAAGTCCGGGCGGCATGTGCTCGAAATGGGGGCCGTTTCGGGCCCCGAGAGCGCGTCAGGAAGCCTTCTGAGCTTCTTCCGCGACGACATTCACCGACCCAGAGGCGGGTTTCCTCGCCGCGACGCGCTGCTGCTGCTGTCGAGATGCAGCCAATCTTGGCCAGCTTGAAATTTGGCCAAAGAACATTGGGTCGGTTGACATTGACGGCGGGAGGTCGAGAGGGACCGACTGACTACGGTGGCCACGTGAGCAATCGGGCCTACAACCCAGCCGCACTACAAGGACACGATCCCAGCGTGGGCGCTTCACTAAGCGCAGCCGGATACCTCGCCCGGGCGCGCGAGGCGCTGGGCGGACTACGGGGATCTGCAACCTCGACGTACGGCTTTGCGGCCAGTCCCGGCCCCGACGTGGACCCGATGTGGTCATAGAGCGAGTCTCCAGCGCGAGCCGGGCGCTCCCGAGGACACTGCCGCGGATCCTTCCACTGCCAACTCACGACGAACTTGGACATCGACTCGCCCCCTCGGGTTCGAGCGAGCTCGTGGCGCCAGGCCCGACTCCCCGGCGTGGACCGGGGACCTCCCTCGCGCGGAGACGAGCACGTGCCCGCCGAGGTGTGGGAAGAGCGGCTCCGTGAGCTCGCTGCCCATCTGCCCAGTTCGATGATGCCGCCTCGCGCCATGCGGACTTCAGGCCAGTTGGGTCCGCTACGGCTTGTCGGATGTCGGACCGGGGCTTTCGACGCCGCGGAGCATGAGGTCGAGCCCGAGCCGGAACTGGGAGTCCATGTCTGACTGGCCGCAGAACACGTCGGCGACGAGGGCGAGGTCCTCCGGGGTTCCGGGGCGCAGCAGCTGGCGGACATCCACCGCGCAGCCGGGCTCGGCGGTGGCCCAGGTGATCTCGGCAAACGCCGACCCGAAGGCGTAGGACCAGATCGTGCGCAGCAGGTCGTAGGCATGCTGCTCATCAAAGCCCGCCACGGCGAGCATTCTCACGTGGGCCTGGACAACCCGCAGAGCCGGCTCGGGCATCAGCTGCTGGCTGTAGATCAGCGGCGCGGCATTGGGGTGTCGCCGAACCATGTCGCGCACCGCCTTGGCGAGCGACTCGACGCCCTCACGCCAGGCGACCCCCGCGGGGGCGGCCTGCTCGACCTCCGCCCACAGGGCCTCGACCACTCCATCGAGCAGGTCGTCCTTGTTGGCGACGTGATGGTAGAGCGACATCCCCTTGACCTCGAGCGCGGCGCCGAGCTTGTGCATGCTCAGCGCACTCAGCCCGTTCTCGTCGATGTAGCGCAGCGCCCGGTCCACGATGCGGGCCCTGGTCAACGACGCCTTGTGGCCGCTGGCGGGCAGGGATTGCGTGCTCACCCTTGAAACCTTACGCCATAAGATCTAGGGTCTCCAGTGAATCTTACGCCATAAGGGAGGCGTGATGGAACCGACGACCACCAGCCACGAGGCCAGCGGTTCGGCGATCGAGCTGACCGGGCTGGCGAAGACTTACGGCCGGGGCGCCACGGCACGTCCCGCGGTACGGCCGACGAGCCTCTCTCTTCCCTGGGGCCAGGTCCTCGGGCTCCTCGGCCCGAACGGCGCCGGGAAGACCACCCTGATCAAGATGATCTGTGGGCTGGTGACGCCCACCGCGGGAACGGTCCGGGTCGGGGGCTGGGACCTGGCGGCGGACCGCAGCCGGGCGGTGCTGCAGATCGGCGCGGTACTCGAAGGCTCGCGGAACGTCTACTGGCCGCTGTCGGCCTGGGAGAACCTGCTGTACTTCGGGCGGCTGAAGGGGCTGCGGGTCGCCGAGGTCAGGCCGCGGGCCGAGCGCCTGCTCCGCGACCTGGACCTCTGGGAGCGACGGCAGGAGCAGGTCGGCTCCTACTCGCGCGGCATGCAGCAGAAGGTCGCCGTGGCCGCCGCGCTGATCACCGACCCGCCGATCCTGCTGCTCGACGAGCCCACGCTCGGACTCGACGTCGAGTCGGCGCGCATCTTCAAGGACTGGATCGCCCACCTCGCCCGCGACGACAACAAGACGATCCTCTTGACCACCCACCAGCTCCATGTCGCCCAGGAGCTGGCCGGCCGGAGCGCGGTGATCCGGACCGGTGAGATCATCGCCGACCTGCCCACCGGCGAGCTGCTCTCCCGGCATGCCGAGAATCGCTGGGAGATCCGCCTCGCCGGCTCGATCGACAGAATCGCCGACGCGCTGCCGGGCGGCGCCGTCACGTCCACCGAGCATGACCAGACCCGGGTGCTGCTGCCCGACGACACCACGACGTTGTACGCCGCGCTGGACCGACTACGCGCCGCCGACGCCCGGCTGGTCTCGGTCCAGAAGGCGCAGCCAACTCTGGAGGAGGTCTTCCTCCGCGTGCTGCGCGACGACGCCGCACCGTCGCGGATCGCGGAGGAGGTCGCTTCGTCATGACCACGCTCACCCTGGATACGACGATCCCCACCCCTACCGGCCGCCCACTCCAGGTACGGCTGCTGGGCAACGAGATCGCCAAGGGTCTGCGGCTGGCCTGGCACCGCAAGGGCATGATCGTCGTCGGGACCGGGCTGGGCCTGCTGAACTACCTCGGCATCAACCTGTTCATCGGCGGCGGTCACATCGTGACGGGCCTGATGACGCTCACCCTGCCCGCGCTGCTGGCCCTCACCGTGGCCCAGGCCGCCGCGATCAACGGCAGCGGCGGCATCGCGGAGGAGATCAACGGCGGCACCCTCGAGCAGACCCGGCTCAGCCCGGCGTCGGCGTATCTCCAGGCGACCGGCCGTATGGCGGCGCTGGCCGTCGAGGGCCTGCTCGCCGCGGCGGTGCTCGCAGCGATCCTCACCGCGTGGTTCGGTCTCGACTACTCCGGGCACGCATCCGCCGTGGTGCCGGCGGCGCTGACGATGCTGAACGCACTGGCCTACGGCCTGCTGATGACGGCGCTCACCCTCCGGGTGGCCAGCATCGGCGCCATCACCCACGTCTTCAACATGGCCATCATGGTCTTCGGCGGCATGCTGGTCCCGGTCACGGTGTTCCCTGGCCCGATCGAGACCGTCAGCCACCTGGTGCCGACCGCGCTCGGCGTCCAGGCGTTCAACACCACCCTGGCCGACGGCCTCGGCCAGAGCTGGACCGACGGGACGCTGCCGTGGCTCCTGGTCCACACCACGGTGCTGCTCCTCGCCGGGCTGGCGACCTACGGCGCCGCCCTGCGTCGCGCGCTGCGGGAAGGAGCGCTGAGCCCCCGATGACCCACCACAGCGCCGCCCCACCACTGGCTCCCCCACCACTGGGTGCCCGCGCCTACCTCGGCGCCGTCGGCAACGAGATCCGCAAGGGGTTCCGCTTCGCCTGGTCCGAGCGGCTCCAGATCCTCATCGAGCTTCCGATGTTCGCCGCGTTCGTGCTGCTGCTGGGGCCGTTGCTCGGACAGGGCGATCGGCTCGTCGAGGGCTCGACCAGCTGGAGCCTCGACAGAGAGACCACCTCGATCATGGTGGTGTGGTTCGTGCCGTTCATGTTCTTCTACATGCAGGTCGTCAAGATGTTCTGGCGGCTGCTCGCCGAGATCCAGGCAGGCACCATCGAGCAGGTCTTCCTCTCGCCGCTGCCGAGCTGGCTGGTCGTGGCCGTCGGCCGGGTCGCCGCAGCGTTCCTGGAGACGGTCTTCGTCGCGGCCGCCACCTACGGCATCGTCTCGGCGTTCGTGCCGCTACAGATCGATTGGAACGCCGCCGCCCTACTGCCGCTCGCGTTGGGTGTGCTGGCCGCGATCGGCGTCTCGCTGATGGTCGCCGGCGGCACCCTGGTCTGGAAGCGCATCCAGCTGGTCAACGACGCCATCTTGATCGTAGTGATGATCTTCAGCGCCAGTGCTCTACCGCTGATCGCCGTCCCCGGGTGGTGGGCCAACCTCAGTCACTTCCTGCCACTGACCGACGTGATCGGGAGCCTCTACCGCGCGCTCTTCACCGACCGGCCGGTCCTCGTCGCCTGGGGCATGGGCGGATTGGTTCCGATGCTGGCTGCCTCACTGGGCTACCTGGCCGCCGGGATCGTGGCGTTCAAGCTCGGAGAACGTGTCGCCAAGAGCCGCGGCACCCTCGGCCGCTACTGACTTTTCGCGAGCTGCCGACGACCGGTGCCGTGGACACGGAGGCCGGTCCCCGGCGCGAGGGGTAGAGGTCAGAGGATGGTTCGGCCGGCCTGCCCGGGATGGTGTTCGGCCGCCTCTCGCATCTCGGCCCATACCTGCTGGCCTTGTGCGGCGAGACCCGCCAGGGAGTAGGCCCGGCCGGCCGGGTCGTTGGCCTCGCCGCGCCACCGCTCCAGGTGGTCGCGGCCGCAGAACAGGTTCGCCTCCGGGCAGAAGTCCTCCTGCACGTTCGCGCAGGGCCGCTCGGGCAGCCAACCCACTAGGGGACTGTCGGCTGGCGGCTTGCCCTGCGGCAGCGCGACCTCGAGGGCGGTGCCGCAGACCGGGCACTGGGTGATCGCGAGGGCGTCGACGCCGAGCGCCGCCGGGATGCCGATGGCGTCAAAGGCGCACCAGGTCCACAGATCGACGCCTGGGAGTCGCAACCGATGCGCTGCGGGCACCACGCTCAATCCACCGGCGGCGACCACGTCTCGATCGACCACCGTCGCGGTGCCGACGGCGACCAGCTCGGTCAGCGCGGCGCGGACCGCCTCCACCGGGAGCCCGGTGTCCTCGGCGAGCGTCGCCTCCGGCGCCGGCCGGCCGCGGCGAAGGTGGGTGAACGCGGCCCGGCGTACCAGCGCAGCCTCCTCCGAGGATCGCGCCAAAAGATCGACGGTCGGGTCACAACACGCCGCCTGGCTGGTCTCGGGTGTTGTGGAGGGGGTGGCGGGCCGCCGGGTCATGGGGTGAACCGTCCGACCCAGCGCAGCACGGGCCCGATGATGGGGAGCCGGTGCCACCCGTGGTCCACCACTTGGCGCCGGCCCGCCCGCATCACGTCACGGAGTCGGCCGGTCAGCGACGGCCGCAGCTGGTCACGCCGCTCCCCTGCGCGCAGCGCCAGGTAGCTCGCGCACGCCAGGCAGAGGTCGACCTCGGGGTGGTCGTTCAGCTGGAGCAGCCGCGCGGGTGGGTTCGGCGTACCGCAGCACCAGCAACGCCGTTCGTCTTCGGTCTCCCCGACGGCCGCCGGGATGGATGTCGAGGTCATCGCGGGCGCCTCGGTTGCGACTCCCAGGCGTCGATCGCCGAGAACGGCAGGCACACCAGGTAGTCGCTGCGGCGCAGGAGGAGGTTCGGCACGGCGAGGACCTCGCAACCGCCGCGGCGCAGAACCGCGAGCAGCAGCAGGGTGGCACCGATCCAGGTCAGCACGGCAACGGGGAAGAACTGGGCGAGTGCGACCACGCCGGCGGTGACGAGCCACGCGGCCCCGTGGCCCAGACGCAGCGGCGGCGCGGACCGTCCCCGCAACACCACCAGCAGCGTGACCAACAGGGGGAACAGGACGAACCCGGCCAGGCTCCCCCAGGCGCGCGACTCGGCCAGCGGTAGGTCGAGCAGCGGATGCTGGTGGGGAACCGCCAGCCCCCAGGCGAGCGCGCCGGCACCGACAACCGCGCGAGTCCCCGTCCCCCACGGGCCGGTGTGAGGACCGGTGCCGCCGGAGTTCGTAGTCCCCGGAGCGCAGGCAGCCTCGGGCCGTGACTGTGCCGTGGCGCTGGCGGTCAGGCCGTCAGCGTTCCGGTCAGCACTGGCTGCTGGACGTCGTGTTGTAGCCACGGTTCTGTTCCCTTCCTTCTTGTCCTTGGTCCATTTCCCTTGAACGTAGGCCTTGCCCCCGGGGGGAGGGTCAAGGCCTAGGGTCACGCCCGCGCGGGTCGCCTGCCCAGGCTCGAGCCGCGTGACTGCGTAGCCGGTCCCGATTCGCCGCCACGAAGTCGTCGATGCGCCGCCGGACCTCTTCCAACTCGGCGATCTGCTGCTCGACGCGGGCCCGTGATCTCTCAAGCATCTGCGCAAGCCGCGGACCGATCGGTTCCCCCTCCCGGGCGAGATAGCCGGCACCGAACTCGCGGATCTCCGCCAGGGTGAGACCCAGCTGCCGAAGCTCGGTGATGGCGGCGACACACCACAGTGCCTCGGCGTCGTACAGGCGGTAGTTCGCGCCGGTGCGCCCGACCGAGTAGACCAGGCCGGCATCGGTGTAGGCGCGCAGGTTCTTGGCAGGGACGCCCGTCCGCCGCGACAGCTCCCCGACGGTCATCAGACCCGACCGGGATGACGCCGCAGTCATCCCCGACCCCTCCGTGTGGGGTCAACCCGGGGCCGCGAGGCTCGACCCCGGACCACCCGGATCCACAAGACCGCGCCGACCAGCAGCAGCACAGCAGTGACCGCGATGACCCAGGACCCGGAGAGCAACCCTCCAAATGCGCCGAGCACCCCGCCCGCGACCAGCAGCGGGCCGAGGCAACACAGCGTCACCACCATCGCCACCCCGATCGCTGTCCAAGCATCGCCCGCACCCGCTTCATCGGGCCGACCGTCGAGTCGACGCCGCCGGAGTGCCCGCAGCAATACCCCGCACCGCGTCGTGACCGAACGTGAGGTGGTCATGTGGCGCAGCAGGACAGCTTGGAGACGTCGGTGGTATAGGACTGGCAGGCGATCTTGATGCCTTCGGCCATGGTCAGATACGGCGCCCAGGCGTGGGCGACCTGTTGCACCGTCATTCCACCCTCGAGGAGGTAGACGCCGGCGGCGGCGAGCTCGCCGGCGTCCTTGGCCACCGCGGTCAGGCCGAGGATCCGGCCGGTGTCGGCGTCGGCGACGACCTTGATGAAGCCGCGGGTGTCGCGGTTCACCAGCGCGCGGGGCACGTACTGCAGCGGGAGCACCCGGCAGTCGCACCGGTAGCCGGCGGCGACCGCGTCGGCGTCGGTCATCCCGACCGACCCGACCGCAGGGCTGGTGAACGTCACCCGCGGCAGGCGG encodes:
- a CDS encoding ABC transporter permease; the protein is MTTLTLDTTIPTPTGRPLQVRLLGNEIAKGLRLAWHRKGMIVVGTGLGLLNYLGINLFIGGGHIVTGLMTLTLPALLALTVAQAAAINGSGGIAEEINGGTLEQTRLSPASAYLQATGRMAALAVEGLLAAAVLAAILTAWFGLDYSGHASAVVPAALTMLNALAYGLLMTALTLRVASIGAITHVFNMAIMVFGGMLVPVTVFPGPIETVSHLVPTALGVQAFNTTLADGLGQSWTDGTLPWLLVHTTVLLLAGLATYGAALRRALREGALSPR
- the merB gene encoding organomercurial lyase, with the protein product MTRRPATPSTTPETSQAACCDPTVDLLARSSEEAALVRRAAFTHLRRGRPAPEATLAEDTGLPVEAVRAALTELVAVGTATVVDRDVVAAGGLSVVPAAHRLRLPGVDLWTWCAFDAIGIPAALGVDALAITQCPVCGTALEVALPQGKPPADSPLVGWLPERPCANVQEDFCPEANLFCGRDHLERWRGEANDPAGRAYSLAGLAAQGQQVWAEMREAAEHHPGQAGRTIL
- a CDS encoding ABC transporter permease — its product is MTHHSAAPPLAPPPLGARAYLGAVGNEIRKGFRFAWSERLQILIELPMFAAFVLLLGPLLGQGDRLVEGSTSWSLDRETTSIMVVWFVPFMFFYMQVVKMFWRLLAEIQAGTIEQVFLSPLPSWLVVAVGRVAAAFLETVFVAAATYGIVSAFVPLQIDWNAAALLPLALGVLAAIGVSLMVAGGTLVWKRIQLVNDAILIVVMIFSASALPLIAVPGWWANLSHFLPLTDVIGSLYRALFTDRPVLVAWGMGGLVPMLAASLGYLAAGIVAFKLGERVAKSRGTLGRY
- a CDS encoding ABC transporter ATP-binding protein translates to MEPTTTSHEASGSAIELTGLAKTYGRGATARPAVRPTSLSLPWGQVLGLLGPNGAGKTTLIKMICGLVTPTAGTVRVGGWDLAADRSRAVLQIGAVLEGSRNVYWPLSAWENLLYFGRLKGLRVAEVRPRAERLLRDLDLWERRQEQVGSYSRGMQQKVAVAAALITDPPILLLDEPTLGLDVESARIFKDWIAHLARDDNKTILLTTHQLHVAQELAGRSAVIRTGEIIADLPTGELLSRHAENRWEIRLAGSIDRIADALPGGAVTSTEHDQTRVLLPDDTTTLYAALDRLRAADARLVSVQKAQPTLEEVFLRVLRDDAAPSRIAEEVASS
- a CDS encoding TetR/AcrR family transcriptional regulator; its protein translation is MSTQSLPASGHKASLTRARIVDRALRYIDENGLSALSMHKLGAALEVKGMSLYHHVANKDDLLDGVVEALWAEVEQAAPAGVAWREGVESLAKAVRDMVRRHPNAAPLIYSQQLMPEPALRVVQAHVRMLAVAGFDEQHAYDLLRTIWSYAFGSAFAEITWATAEPGCAVDVRQLLRPGTPEDLALVADVFCGQSDMDSQFRLGLDLMLRGVESPGPTSDKP
- a CDS encoding MerR family transcriptional regulator; this translates as MTVGELSRRTGVPAKNLRAYTDAGLVYSVGRTGANYRLYDAEALWCVAAITELRQLGLTLAEIREFGAGYLAREGEPIGPRLAQMLERSRARVEQQIAELEEVRRRIDDFVAANRDRLRSHAARAWAGDPRGRDPRP